The segment GCGGATATCTGCAGCCGTATCTTGCTCGCTGCTGAAAATGAACGAGGTATATGCAACCCTCCCGATGCAGGATGCTGAGCTGAGCCTTATTCATCCAATATCGTCAAGCGGGAGCCGGAAAAGAACCCTCACGGAGATCGCGGGTCAGTTGGATTGAGATTCGGTGATCGGCTGGGCCGGCTCGTCAACGCACTCGGTGCGGATGGTTGCGATCTGGTCCATGATCGAGAAGAAGGTGTCGGTCACGTCGGGGTCGAAGTAGACGCCGCGTCCCTTTTTCATTATCTCGATCGACTCGTCGATGGGGATCGCCTGCTTGTAGGGACGGTCCGAAGTCAGGGCGTCGAACACGTCGGCCACGGAAGTGATTCGTCCCCACAGCGGGATCTGGTCTCCCTTGAGCCCCTTGGGATAGCCGCTGCCGTCCCACTTCTCGTGGTGGGTCAGCGCGATCTGCTCGGCCATCTTGAGCACGGCTGTATCCGAGCCGGAGAGGATCTTGCCGCCGATCAACGTGTGCTGCTTCATCACCTCCCATTCGTCGCTGTCCAGGGAGGCGCGCTTGAGCAGGATTCGATCGGGGATGCCAATCTTGCCGATGTCGTGCATCGGCGCGGCGTAGAGCACGGTGTCCACGTCCTGGGCCGGCAGCGACATGCTGCGCGAGACCGCGGCCGCGTAGTAGCCGATACGCTTGATGTGGCTGCCGGTCTCCATGTCCTTGTACTCGGCGGCCTGGGCCAGGCGGAAGATCGTGTCCAGGGTGCCCTGTTTGATCTTCAGCGAGGCTGACTTGAGATCCTCGTAGGCTGTGCGCAGCTGCTCGGTGCGCTTCTCCACCTCGCGCTCGAGGATCAGCTGGTGGCTCAGCATGTGATCGTTGTAGGCCTTGACCTTGAGCAGCGACTGGACCCGGGCCCGTAGCTCGGTCTGGTCGACCGGCTTGGACAGGAAGTCGTCGGCCCCGACCTCGAAGGCCTTGATCCTGCTCTCCACTTCGGAGGAGGAGGAGATCGCCACGATCGGGATGATCTTGGTCTCATCCGAATCCTTGAGCCGCCGGGCGACCTCGAAACCGTTCATCCGCGGCATGTCGATGTCGAGCAGGATCACCTCCGGCGGGTTGGCCGCCACCCGTTCCAGTGCGTTGATTCCGTCGAAGGCCTCGTCCACCTCGTAGCCCAGGCGGCCGAGAATCGTCGTCAGCAGACGGCGATTCATCTCATCGTCGTCTACGACGAGAATCCTCTTAGGTTGATCCATCCCCTTGATCCCCAGCTGCGATGCAACTTTCAGCAATTGCCAAAAACGGTGAAATTATAAGGCCAAGGAGAAAAACTGAAAAGGTTTAACTTTCAAGGTTAATGCGCGGGAGCTTAATTATAAAAGCGGCGCCGCCTTCGGCGGCCTTGGGCTCGACCTTAATCGTGCCGCCGTGGGCGATGACCAGGTTGCGCACCGTGGCCAGGCCCAGGCCGGTTCCCGCGGGCTTGTTCGAGGTGGTGAAGGCGTCGAAAAGCGTAGACGCCAGGGCCTCGGGAATCCCCGGACCATCGTCGGCGATGCGGATCAGCGCCGAGCGATCGTCAACAGTGTCGGTGGTGATCCAGATGTGTTTGTCCTTGGGCACCCGGCCGTCGCCCCACATCGCTTCCTGGGCGTTCTTGACCAGGTTTTCCAACACTCGCAGCATGCGGTCGTTGTCCAGGTTGACCTGCAGCTCGCGACCGGCCTTGTGGACCAGCTGCAGCTCGATGCTCATTGCGCCGAGCTTTTGCTTCATCGGTTTGCAGACCGTCTCGACGTAGGCCACCAGCTCGGTCGGCACCAGGTTGAGGTCCGAGGACTGGCCCCTGGCGAAATCGAGCACCTCGCTGATCATGCGGCTCAGCCGGTTGGCCTCGCTGATTACCGGCTCGAGGTCCTTGCTTACCATCTCGCGGGAGTCTTCGCTCTGGGCATCCTGGGAGGCGATCTCGGAGAAGCCGATGATCGCGGTCAGCGGATTGCGCAGGTCGTGGACAATGGCGCTGGTCATGCGCCCGATGGCGGCCAGGCGACTTTCGCGCTCGCTGAGGTTGCGCTCCAAACGGCGGGCCCGCAGCTGCGCCGCGACCCTGGCCTGCAGCTCGCGGATCTCGAAGGGCTTGGCCAGGTAGTCGTTGGCGCCGACCTCCAGCCCCTCGGCCACGGCCTCGCCGCCGGACTTGGACGTGGCGAGGATCACCGGCACCTGCGACAGTGCGGCATCCTGGCGGATCTGCCGCGTCAGCTCGAAGCCGTCCATCAGCGGCATCATGATGTCCGAGATGATCAAATCGGGCGACCAGCGCCGCGCCGTCGCGAGGCCCTCGACGCCGTTCTGGGCCATCTGCACCTGGTAGGTGTCGGTGAGGGTGTTGGCGATGAAGGTCCGCAGATCCGGGTTGTCGTCGACCACCAGCACCTTGTCGGCGTCCGGCGGCGCAGCGCCTTCCATTGTCTGCGCGATCATGCTGTTGTCCTTGAGGCTTGCGCCGATCACATCGGAGAACAAGGTCTTCTTGCGTCCCTCGGACTTCTCTTCGTAGGCAGCACCGAGCATCGAGACCGTGCGTGTGTGCGCCATTTGATCCTCGAGCCGTCGTCCGATCATCCTGCGGCGTTCAAGGGGAATCGAATCCGGACGCTTGGGGATCTCGACGCGGAAGGCCGTACCCTCGCCGACTTTGGAGCGTACCGTGACCTTGCCGCGGTGGATCTTGGTCAACTCCTTGACCATCGCCAGACCCAACCCCGTTCCCTCGCGCCGCCGGTCCGAGCCGTCTTCGACCTGCAGGAAGCGCTCGAAGATCAACTGCAGCTGGTCTTCGGGGATCCCCTCGCCGGTATCCTCGACCTCGAACCAGACGATCTCCTCGTGCTCACCGGTGCGGATCGTCAGTCTGCCGCCGTCGGGCGTGAACTTGATCGCGTTGGACATCAGGTTAGCCGCGATCGTGTCGATTTTGTCTCCGTCGAGGATCGAGTCGCTGATTACGTCCAGACCCTCGAGCACCAGCTCGATGTTGCGGTTGCTCAGGTGCGGCTTGGCCGACAGCGCCAGGTCGTGCAGGATCTTGCCCAGGTTGGCGTAGACGTACTTGCACTCGAGTTTGCCCGCGTCGATCTTGGCGAAGTCGAGCAGCGAATTGACCTGGCGCAGCAGTCGTCGGGCGTTGGCCTCCATCGCCTCGAGCAGCTGCTTCAGGCGTTCGTCGGGGTCGCCCCGCAGGATCGCTTCCAGCGGGCCGAGGATCAGAGTCAACGGGCTGCGCAGCTCGTGGCTGACATTGGCAAAGAAACGCATCTTGGCCTTGTCCAGCTCCTGGAGTTCCTCGTTGGCCTTCTCGATCTGTATGCGCATCTCCAGTCCGTGGCGGCGTGTGCGCTCCTCGCTGACCCCGGCGAAGGCGGTGATGCCCACCGCGCCGGACATGAAGAACACCGGCTGGAGCATCGTGAACAGATGAGTTTCGTTGCCGTGGAAGAAGAGGTTGATCGCGACATAACTGCCCACCGACAGTACTCCGCAGACAACGGCCTCCTTGAGAGTCCAGGGGAAAAACATGCCGGTGACGAACAGGATGAAGATAATTCCGATGTAGTAGAAGCTGGTGAATCCGCCAAGCAGCGCGGTCATTATCCCGACGCCGAAGATGGTCAACAACGTCATGCCCACCGAGAGCAGGCTTGCCAGTTTCAGGCTGTAGCGCGTGCGCATCAGCAGGTAGCCGATCAACAGCAATACCGCCACACAGGCGCGGATCGTCAGGAACTCCATGATGCGTTCGTGGACCGTCACCCAGTCCAGCGCCCAAAAGATCGAGTAGAAGCCGCCGCCGACCAGCATCATGAACTTGGTGCGCGAGGTCAGCAGCTCCAGGCGCTCCCGATTGAGCGTCTTTTCGAACTCTAGGTCGATTTCGACAGGTTCGATCGGTTTGACTGGTTGCTCTTCGTTGTTCATCAGCCCTTTTCCGCGCGCACGACTACGGCAGTCGGCGGATCGCCCAGGGCGTCGGAAGGGCTGATATTCACAAAGCCGGCCTGTAGCATAAGTTCGCAGAGGTTTTCAGGAGTAAAAAAGCGGAAGCGCCCCTCGTCCTCTAATTCTATCACGTGGGAGACGAAGGCCGCCATGTCGGCCAGACTTTTGATCAGCCGTTGCCGCTCCTGCGCGTCGATGCCCGTACGCTGCTCGATTTCCTGCGCCTCCTCGACATAGGACTTGGACGAATCGTAGTTCGGCTTGGGGCTGGAGAGCACGATTACGCCGCCGGGGGCCAGGATGCGATACATCTCCTGGGCTGCGGACAGCGGGTCGTATAAATAGGGCAGCACGATCGAGCAGCCGATCTTGTCGAACGACTCGGAGGGCAGGTCGATTTGACACTCTTTACGCACACGGCCGAAGCTGAGCTGTTTCAACGCCAGGTCGCCGGTGTGTTCGGCGTTATCGCAGTTCGGCCGCAGATCCTCGGGCAGAGTGTCGCCTTTGAGGAAACGGCTGGCCATCGACAGTTCGAGCACGATCTGCACCTCGGTCTCATCCAGATTCGGGGAGAGCAGTAGTACCTCGGCGATGCTCGATGGCGCGCCGTGCAAGATCTCGTGTAGCCGTGGGCCGTAATCCGCGGCGATCTTGCGCAGGGTCGGGATTTCGATCCCCTCGATTCTTCCGGCGAGAGCCACCGGACCGTAGAGCTTGCCCGAGAGGAAATCGCGCAACGGTGCGAGCCGCGCCGCCTCGAGGTCGACCACGCGATAGTCCAAGGTCAGAT is part of the Candidatus Alcyoniella australis genome and harbors:
- a CDS encoding response regulator, translating into MDQPKRILVVDDDEMNRRLLTTILGRLGYEVDEAFDGINALERVAANPPEVILLDIDMPRMNGFEVARRLKDSDETKIIPIVAISSSSEVESRIKAFEVGADDFLSKPVDQTELRARVQSLLKVKAYNDHMLSHQLILEREVEKRTEQLRTAYEDLKSASLKIKQGTLDTIFRLAQAAEYKDMETGSHIKRIGYYAAAVSRSMSLPAQDVDTVLYAAPMHDIGKIGIPDRILLKRASLDSDEWEVMKQHTLIGGKILSGSDTAVLKMAEQIALTHHEKWDGSGYPKGLKGDQIPLWGRITSVADVFDALTSDRPYKQAIPIDESIEIMKKGRGVYFDPDVTDTFFSIMDQIATIRTECVDEPAQPITESQSN
- a CDS encoding ATP-binding protein, encoding MNNEEQPVKPIEPVEIDLEFEKTLNRERLELLTSRTKFMMLVGGGFYSIFWALDWVTVHERIMEFLTIRACVAVLLLIGYLLMRTRYSLKLASLLSVGMTLLTIFGVGIMTALLGGFTSFYYIGIIFILFVTGMFFPWTLKEAVVCGVLSVGSYVAINLFFHGNETHLFTMLQPVFFMSGAVGITAFAGVSEERTRRHGLEMRIQIEKANEELQELDKAKMRFFANVSHELRSPLTLILGPLEAILRGDPDERLKQLLEAMEANARRLLRQVNSLLDFAKIDAGKLECKYVYANLGKILHDLALSAKPHLSNRNIELVLEGLDVISDSILDGDKIDTIAANLMSNAIKFTPDGGRLTIRTGEHEEIVWFEVEDTGEGIPEDQLQLIFERFLQVEDGSDRRREGTGLGLAMVKELTKIHRGKVTVRSKVGEGTAFRVEIPKRPDSIPLERRRMIGRRLEDQMAHTRTVSMLGAAYEEKSEGRKKTLFSDVIGASLKDNSMIAQTMEGAAPPDADKVLVVDDNPDLRTFIANTLTDTYQVQMAQNGVEGLATARRWSPDLIISDIMMPLMDGFELTRQIRQDAALSQVPVILATSKSGGEAVAEGLEVGANDYLAKPFEIRELQARVAAQLRARRLERNLSERESRLAAIGRMTSAIVHDLRNPLTAIIGFSEIASQDAQSEDSREMVSKDLEPVISEANRLSRMISEVLDFARGQSSDLNLVPTELVAYVETVCKPMKQKLGAMSIELQLVHKAGRELQVNLDNDRMLRVLENLVKNAQEAMWGDGRVPKDKHIWITTDTVDDRSALIRIADDGPGIPEALASTLFDAFTTSNKPAGTGLGLATVRNLVIAHGGTIKVEPKAAEGGAAFIIKLPRINLES